Proteins encoded by one window of Lycium barbarum isolate Lr01 chromosome 11, ASM1917538v2, whole genome shotgun sequence:
- the LOC132618690 gene encoding peroxidase 51-like, which yields MGLLHIIIAFLSISSVTIFMPDLVSAQLKTNYYAKTCPNVETIVRNVVKQKIQQTLVTIPAVLRIFFHDCFVEGCDGSVIIASTQGNTAEKDHPDNLSLAGDGFDTVIKAKAAVDAIPSCKNKVSCADILAIATRDVVQLSGGPGYQVELGRLDGLTSKSSNVEGNLPKPTFNLNQLNAMFASHGLNQADMIALSAAHTLGFSHCNKVSNRIYNFSPKNPVDPTLNKTYAIQLQQMCPKNVDPRVAINMDPITRRAFDNVYFQNLQKGMGLFTSDQVLFTDQRSKGTVDSWASNSKAFQTAFVNAMTKLGRVGVKTGKNGNIRRDCGAFN from the exons ATGGGTCTTCTACATATTATTATAGCATTTTTGTCCATTTCTTCTGTTACTATTTTCATGCCAGACTTGGTTTCTGCTCAACTCAAGACCAATTATTATGCCAAAACCTGTCCTAATGTTGAAACCATTGTGCGTAATGTCGTTAAACAGAAAATCCAACAAACGCTTGTCACAATCCCTGCAGTTCTTCGTATCTTCTTCCATGATTGCTTTGTTGAG GGCTGTGATGGTTCAGTCATAATAGCATCAACACAAGGGAACACAGCAGAGAAAGATCATCCAGATAATCTTTCATTGGCTGGAGATGGATTTGACACTGTTATTAAAGCAAAAGCCGCCGTTGATGCGATCCCAAGTTGTAAAAATAAAGTTTCTTGTGCTGACATTCTTGCCATAGCCACTCGAGATGTCGTTCAACTT TCTGGCGGACCAGGGTATCAAGTGGAATTGGGAAGGCTAGATGGGTTGACATCAAAATCTTCAAACGTGGAAGGCAATCTGCCTAAGCCTACTTTCAATTTGAATCAACTCAATGCGATGTTTGCTTCTCATGGTCTAAATCAAGCCGACATGATCGCCCTCTCTG cTGCTCATACTCTTGGATTTTCGCATTGCAACAAAGTCTCCAACCGAATTTACAACTTTAGCCCTAAAAATCCAGTGGACCCAACCCTAAACAAGACATATGCAATCCAATTACAACAAATGTGTCCAAAGAATGTGGACCCAAGGGTAGCCATCAACATGGACCCAATCACGCGTAGGGCCTTTGACAATGTCTACTTCCAAAACTTGCAAAAAGGAATGGGCCTATTCACGTCCGATCAAGTATTATTCACGGACCAACGGTCCAAGGGTACTGTTGATTCTTGGGCCAGCAACTCTAAGGCTTTCCAAACCGCATTCGTGAATGCGATGACTAAATTGGGTCGGGTTGGTGTGAAGACGGGTAAGAATGGAAATATTCGTAGAGACTGTGGAGCGTTTAATTGA